Proteins from a single region of Nitrospirota bacterium:
- a CDS encoding helix-turn-helix domain-containing protein: MEDFRKYLTVRQVALKLDVTEEWVRDLIARKEIKAVKIGQWKIKPEDMEEFIESRRNI; encoded by the coding sequence ATGGAAGACTTTCGTAAATACTTAACAGTACGACAAGTTGCATTAAAACTCGATGTTACAGAAGAATGGGTGCGGGATCTCATCGCCCGCAAAGAAATTAAAGCCGTTAAGATCGGGCAGTGGAAAATTAAGCCTGAAGACATGGAAGAATTTATTGAATCAAGAAGAAATATATGA
- a CDS encoding DUF1819 family protein, with the protein MTVHYIANITAGALLVSESRKIADMMIRKVSIEEWKDAVENKNILQKLSVSSSKRIASFIKARLWLMTPELWEMVRDGDAVLATQAIFAAAIKHCRILGDYLDIVVRVQFRKMEDRLTPLLWDEFVISCKQRDPLMEDFPPSTAKKMRSVTHKILAEVGYLQSPHTWKLKRIVIVPEVMEYLIRHNEEYVLKCIQVNK; encoded by the coding sequence ATGACAGTACATTATATCGCCAATATAACAGCAGGTGCCTTATTGGTGTCTGAAAGCAGAAAGATTGCAGATATGATGATCCGGAAGGTTTCAATTGAAGAATGGAAGGATGCTGTTGAAAATAAGAATATCCTGCAGAAGCTGAGTGTCTCATCATCTAAAAGAATCGCATCATTCATAAAGGCTCGTTTATGGTTGATGACTCCGGAACTTTGGGAAATGGTTAGGGACGGAGATGCAGTCCTTGCAACGCAGGCCATCTTCGCCGCTGCGATTAAGCATTGCAGGATTTTAGGGGATTATTTGGATATTGTCGTTCGCGTGCAATTCAGGAAGATGGAAGACAGGCTGACACCGTTATTATGGGATGAGTTCGTTATCTCATGTAAGCAAAGAGACCCTCTTATGGAGGATTTCCCGCCATCTACTGCAAAGAAAATGCGCAGCGTGACACATAAGATCCTTGCGGAAGTTGGTTATTTACAGAGTCCACATACCTGGAAACTAAAAAGGATAGTGATTGTACCTGAGGTTATGGAATATCTGATCCGGCATAATGAAGAGTATGTGCTTAAATGCATACAGGTGAATAAATAA